The following are from one region of the Mangifera indica cultivar Alphonso chromosome 14, CATAS_Mindica_2.1, whole genome shotgun sequence genome:
- the LOC123195946 gene encoding uncharacterized protein LOC123195946 isoform X2: MRPFRAAPSLVDLCVKVAIDNVKYLGDVGETDLHLLERILPHCTKDQLIHVEDSTVGRDLSPVTDALWKQFYKKDFGEKSFNIVVERMKEKKVRFGWKQLYEAKTKDVSEAETKAVNRLKQLYQTADARKQSRQIQICTKVPPSSNKRSFGSGYNLSGVKSNLMKKAKLDLLKSQEVKNLAAMRKNAVQRSYSVSLAKHGGLLRKDSASTSKPSGVLRKDSASTSRQSKPFDRRFS, translated from the exons ATGAGGCCCTTCAGGGCAGCTCCATCATTGGTGGATCTTTGTGTAAAGGTTGCTATAGATAATGTAAAGTATCTTGGAGATGTTGGTGAAACTGATTTACATTTGCTCGAGCGCATTTTGCCACATTGTACAAAGGATCAATTGATTCATGTGGAGGATAGTACAGTA GGAAGAGATCTTAGTCCAGTGACAGATGCGCTTTGGAAGCAGTTCTACAAGAAAGATTTTGGTGAGAAGAGCTTCAATATAGTAGTCGAGaggatgaaagagaaaaaagtgaGATTTGGATGGAAACAATTGTATGAG gCAAAGACAAAGGATGTAAGCGAGGCTGAGACGAAAGCAGTTAATCGTTTGAAGCAATTATATCAGACTGCCGATGCTC GAAAACAAAGTCGGCAAATTCAGATTTGCACAAAGGTTCCACCTTCAAGCAATAAAAGAAGCTTTG GCAGTGGATATAACCTTTCTGGTGTAAAGAGCAACTTGATGAAGAAGGCAAAATTAGATCTCCTTAAAAG TCAAGAAGTTAAAAATCTTGCAGCCATGAGGAAGAATGCTGTTCAACGGTCTTATAG TGTCTCTTTGGCAAAGCATGGTGGGCTTTTGAGAAAGGATTCTGCTTCAACGTCAAAGCCTAGTGGGGTTTTGAGAAAGGATTCTGCCTCAACTTCCAGACAGAGCAAGCCATTCGACAGAAGATTTTCGTAG
- the LOC123195946 gene encoding uncharacterized protein LOC123195946 isoform X1: MFQKRNGIMRPFRAAPSLVDLCVKVAIDNVKYLGDVGETDLHLLERILPHCTKDQLIHVEDSTVGRDLSPVTDALWKQFYKKDFGEKSFNIVVERMKEKKVRFGWKQLYEAKTKDVSEAETKAVNRLKQLYQTADARKQSRQIQICTKVPPSSNKRSFGSGYNLSGVKSNLMKKAKLDLLKSQEVKNLAAMRKNAVQRSYSVSLAKHGGLLRKDSASTSKPSGVLRKDSASTSRQSKPFDRRFS; the protein is encoded by the exons ATGTTTCAGAAGAGAAATGGTATAATGAGGCCCTTCAGGGCAGCTCCATCATTGGTGGATCTTTGTGTAAAGGTTGCTATAGATAATGTAAAGTATCTTGGAGATGTTGGTGAAACTGATTTACATTTGCTCGAGCGCATTTTGCCACATTGTACAAAGGATCAATTGATTCATGTGGAGGATAGTACAGTA GGAAGAGATCTTAGTCCAGTGACAGATGCGCTTTGGAAGCAGTTCTACAAGAAAGATTTTGGTGAGAAGAGCTTCAATATAGTAGTCGAGaggatgaaagagaaaaaagtgaGATTTGGATGGAAACAATTGTATGAG gCAAAGACAAAGGATGTAAGCGAGGCTGAGACGAAAGCAGTTAATCGTTTGAAGCAATTATATCAGACTGCCGATGCTC GAAAACAAAGTCGGCAAATTCAGATTTGCACAAAGGTTCCACCTTCAAGCAATAAAAGAAGCTTTG GCAGTGGATATAACCTTTCTGGTGTAAAGAGCAACTTGATGAAGAAGGCAAAATTAGATCTCCTTAAAAG TCAAGAAGTTAAAAATCTTGCAGCCATGAGGAAGAATGCTGTTCAACGGTCTTATAG TGTCTCTTTGGCAAAGCATGGTGGGCTTTTGAGAAAGGATTCTGCTTCAACGTCAAAGCCTAGTGGGGTTTTGAGAAAGGATTCTGCCTCAACTTCCAGACAGAGCAAGCCATTCGACAGAAGATTTTCGTAG